The genomic DNA GACCCGCTTCGTGTCCACGTCGGAGAAGGCCCGCTTCAGCGGCGGCGAACATGTCGAACTCAACGTCAAGAATGCGGCAACCAAATCCCTTGAACTGGTTGCCAAGGCCATCGAAGCCTACGGCGAACGCGACCAGTCCCGTGTGGATATCCCGGGCGAACCGGTCAAGCTCATGTCCGGTTTTTCCAACGAGACCATCCTTTCGGCACTGGGCGGTACGCCCGATCCCCTGCTGGACGCCATCAAGGCGGGCAAGGTTCGTGGAGCCGTCGGCATCGTCGGCTGCAACAACCCACGCCTGAAGCACGACTATGTACACACGGAACTGTGCAAGGAACTCATCAAACGAGACATTCTCGTACTGGTGACAGGCTGTGCGACAGTTGCCATGGGCAAGGCAGGTCTCATGGTTCCCGAATCCGCCGCAATGGCGGGCGAAGGGTTGCGATCGGTCTGTGAGTCCTTGGGCATTCCGCCCGTTCTGCATGTGGGCAGTTGCGTGGACAACTCGCGTATCCTCCACCTCTGCGGCGTTCTGGCAAATGCACTGGGCGTGGATATCTCCGACCTGCCGGTCGCGGCAAGCGCCCCGGAATGGCACTCGGAAAAAGCCGTATCCATCGGCCTCTACGCCGTTTGCAGCGGGATATACACCCATCTGGGCCTTCCTCCGCACATCACCGGCAGTGAATTGGTAACCAACCTTGCCCTGTCCGGCCTGGAAGACTTGGTCGGCGCAGCTTTCGCTGTCGAACCGGACCCGCTCAAGGCGGCAGAACTCATCGACCAACGCATCTCGACAAAACGTCAGGCGCTTGGATTGACCCCGTAAACCGTCACGAAAAAATACGAGGGGATGCTCGTCATCCCCTCATACAATGCACGGAGTATCACATGAAAATAGCCATTGCCGGTAAAGGTGGGGTCGGAAAGACATCCACTTCTGCATGGCTGGCCGACTATCTGGCACGACAGGGAAAGAAGGTTTTCCTTGTTGACGCAGATACGGCCCTGTCTCTGGGGCAGGCCTCCGGACTTACAAAGGACGCACTGCCCATACCGCTTATCCAGCGGCAGGATCTGGTCAAGGAACGCATCGGGTCGGGATTCCTGAACCTCAACCCTGATGTGGAAGACCTGCCCGAGGCCTTGGGGGTGGATCTTGAAATAGATGGCCCCATTGAAAAGGAAGGCGGCTTCAAACGTCTGCTGGTCATGGGATCGGTGGCTCAGGCCGGAGGCGGATGTGCCTGCGCGGCCAACTCGCTGCTCAAGGCACTGCTGGCCCATCTGGTCCTGGAACGGGACGAATGGGTCATTGTCGATCTCGAAGCCGGAGTCGAGCATCTTGGTCGCGGCGTCGTCTCAAGTGTCGACGGTCTGCTCGTTGTCAGCGAACCGTCCAGGCGAGGTCTCGAAACCGCAGCCGACATCGCCCGTCTGGCCTCGGACCTTGGATTGACCAAGCAGGCACTGGTCCTCAATCGCTTCAACGGCAACGGTACATCAATCGACATCCCACATCTGCCGCCCATAGCCGGTTCCATGCCGGTGCTCGACTCGCTGGTCGAACGCCAACTGGAATCGACATCGGTGATGGGACTTGAGGAGCAGGAAAAACTGGACCGTCTATGCTCGGAGATATTGGAAAAGCTGGCTGCATAAAGACCAGCTTCAAATCAAAATCAAGAAGGGACAGAAGCATACGCCTCTGTCCCTTTTTCGTGAATAATCAACGACTGGCTAGATCAATTTGAAGAGCATCCTCACCCCAAGGCCGAGAATGCAGACTGCGAGGAGCCGCTTGACCGTAGCAGGCGAAAGGCGGGACTGCATCACATAGGCACCGAGATATCCTCCCGCACTGGCGGCCAGACCGACAGGAAGCGCCACTGCGGGATTGAAATGTCCCATGCTCCAATAGGCGACAAACCCTGTCAGCGAAGAGAAAGGCACGACAAACGCTGTAACTGCGGCGATCTTCTTGGGGTTGAATCCAAGCAACATCATGGCCGGAGCAATGAACCCTCCGCCTCCGACGCCAAGTAAGCCTGAAATGAATCCGGCAATGGCCCCGATTCCCCCAAGCTGAACAACCGGACGATCATTGCGGAACTGATCCTTATACTTGCCGCCTTTGAAAAACAGCATCATGTTGCTGGAAAACAGCAGAAAACAGACAAACAGGCCCAGTACCACCTTCTCCGGAATGAAGGTCGAAGCATACGCCCCCAATGGAGCAAACAACACCGACCCGAGGATAATCGGAAGGCCCAAGGTAAAATCAAGTTTACCCTGCCGTATATTCGAAAGGCTGGAACCGAGCAGGCTGACAGTGTTGACAAAAAGACCGGTGGGCTTGGCCTCATTGAAGGGAACACCGAACCAATGCATGACCGGAACAAGGACAATGGCAGACCCGACGCCTCCCAAGGCAAAAACAAAACTCAACCCGAAAGCAAGGGCTGAGAGCACATACACATCCATCAAAATCACTCCTGTAAAAAAAGCCTGTAAAATCGCCCGACCATTTCTCCCGTTGCCCTCTATTTGGCGAATACGCCAAGCGTTTTTCCATGTCAACACACCTCTTCAATTCTTCATGTATTCACGGATATTTCAGAAAAATATTTTTTAGTTGTTGACAAAGTCAGCCGCCAAACCTAGAACCTTCTTCTCACGTGTCGCGGGGTGGAGCAGTTGGTAGCTCGTCGGGCTCATAACCCGAAGGCCAGAGGTTCAAGTCCTCTCCCCGCTACCAAAGAAAGAACAGGGACTTAGGTTATAAACCTAAGTCCCTTTTTCATTGTCTTCGGGACAAAAATTCATCAGGCAACCGGGGCACGAAACAGCATCAGATACTGGTTTCCCAGATAATGAAGTTCTGATTCAGCAAACCCGACTTCCAGTGCCAAGGCTTCGAATTCCTCAGGGGCAACTCTAGCCTTGAGCGGCGGCCCATATGAAATATCTTTCATGGAAAACTCGATCACCGCAAACACCCCTCCGGGCTTCAGCAATCGACGCACTTTCTTGAAAACATGAACTCCGTACTTTTCAAGATCAAGCAGGTACAGCGCAGTCGCCGCCATGCAGGAATCAAAGGCAACCTCCCCCACATCAAGACGCTCAGTCATGTCTGCTGCCATGGTTCGTACATTTCCAACACCATGTATCTTGAGCCATTTGGCAAGGTCATCGGTGATATAATCGTATTTATCGACCGCGAGCACGACACCATCATCCCCGACGATTTCAGAGGCATGCAGTGAATAATCCCCGCGCCCGCATCCTAGATCAAGGAAGGCATGCCCCGGCAGCAATCCTATTTTATCAAACACAAATCCGGAATTCTGCTCCACATAACTTGTCGGACCGTGCCGCATTTCATCATTTTCAGCGGAGTTAATATCATGATTGCGCGCCTTCATTTCGTCGAATCCCCACAAAAACCATCGTCATTTTTCTCAAAAAACTCCCCCGGATTCCATAAAAAACGGTCAAAATCGATTCGATCAGAAAGATCAAACTCGACTCCTTCGCCCACAAGAAGCTCTTTTTGTTCTTCATACCCATAACCGGGTTTAAGCGATATCCGACCTTCCCGATTCACGACACGCTGCCAAGGCAGCCCTTCCCTGCGTGAACATGTATGCAAAACACGGACGACCTGCCTTGCGGCTCGGGCACTGCCTGCCAGACGTGCGACGCCACCATACGTAGCAACCCGACCTTCCGGAATTGCTCGGACGACCTCTATGACCTTCAAGGTAAACGGCTGTTTCTCCAAACTAAAAATCTCCAATCACTTGCAACAGGTTCATCAGGCACACCATTCTATCCAACACTCTCCTAGCCCCGTCAACACCACCGCCCCACACTTCAATCACTCCTGTCAGCCCAAACTCGCAACTCCCCTTGACGATTCGACACTCACCCCATATACATACCATACGGTATGGTATGGAAAGGAGCAGCCATGGAAAAACCAACACGACAGCGAAAATCGAAAACAGATCTATTGAAACGAGGCTTGGAAATCCTTGCCGGACAAGGCGTTGAGGGAGTGACCATTGACGCCTTGTGTACCGGATTGGGGGTAACCAAGGGATCGTTCTATCACCACTTCAAAAGCCGGGATCAATTTCATGCGTCACTGCTGGAGTTCTGGATGGAGGAACACACCGAGCGCAAGAAAGCTCTGGCAGACGAGGAAGGAACCCCGGAACAACGGTATGTGCGAATCGTGGAATATGCCACCACCCTGCCCCACGAGCTGGAAAAAAACATTCGCGCATGGGCCATGCGTAATACGTTGGCAGCGGACTATCTGGCCAAAGTGGACGGTTCACGCATTGCATACCTTGAATGGCTGCTGAAAGACATCCTGCAAGACGAAACGCAAGCCCGACCAATGGCGACGATTGTCCTCTCAACAATGATTGGTTCCCGTCTTTTGTCCCCCCCGATACTCGGCGACGCAAGGCGAGAACTGCTGGGCCAACTCCACACATTGATGGGCATTCAACTTCCAAGTGCCACCAACAGCCAAAAAGGAGCGGAACAATGAAATACTGGAAAGAAGCTCTGGACCTGATTCATCGCGTTCCTTCCCTATCCATAGGGACGACGGACAAGGACGGTTCTCCGCGGGTAACCCCCATCGGATCGCTCTTTTTGACTGAGGAAGGAAAGGGATTTTATTTCGAAAAACTGCCTCAGGGGTTGCGTGAAAACCTGGATCGTGACGGCAGGTTCTTCATCCTCGCAGTGCGTGGCGGCATGTTGTTCTGGATAAAATCATTATTCGCAGGAAAATTCAGCGTATTTCCCGCCTTGACCATGACAGGCAAAGCAGGGCCACGCCGTCAATGTACCCCGGAAGAAAGAAAATATTTTGAATCCCGTTTCGGTAAATTCAAAGGGACCAAAGGCTACGATATCTTATGGAAAGACATGCAGATGGTGCGGGAGCTGAACTTTGACAAGATCGAACCGTCCAACCTGAGTTCAATGACCAGTGGACTTATGAAGTAGATATCTCGCAAGGCAGACGTACTGCTTCATTTCATAGTACGAACAAAAAAGAGCGTTCGGGGCAGTCCGAACGCTCTTCATTGTTATGATCGCAGAAAATCAGGCGTGCAATACAACCATTCATGGTCCATTTTCCTGACGGAATGGCCAAAATAATTTCTATCACCTTCAGGGAGAATGACGACTTTGCCATTTCCCTCACCTATTTTGCAGCACACAAATTCTTGAGTATTTCCGAGACCTTTTCCATAATCCACGCTTCCGCTTCTGACAAAACCTTTTCCTTTTGCCAGACAAAGAAAAAAGTATTCGTAAAGCCGCATTCTCCGAGCGACATGGGTAATTCAACCATGGTCCCCCGTTTCAAATCACCCGCCACCTGATAACGGGCGCACGCTCCCCACGCCAAGCCTTTCCGAATGATTTCGCGAATGAGCCGGCTGTCTTCGCACTGCCAGATTCGCTCCCCGAGCCGAAATTCCTGCGGCAGCCTATTACCTTCACGGCTCACCGCCAAAATCTGCCGATGCCGCCACACATCGTTACGCGTAATCGATTCAAGCCGAGCGAGGGGGTGACCGGGGGCTGCCACCCCGCAGAAATCCGTCTGTGCCAGCACCTGCCACGCGCACCCCGCAGGCGGTTCCGAATTGCAGGGCATCTCAACCCCGACATCCACACGGCCTGCGGCGACAAGTCCGGCCACATCGCCCATGGCACCCCAGAAAATATCAACCTCCATAGCCGGATATTTCGCAGCAAAACCCTCAAGTACTTCAGCCATGACCATCGGCGGCAATAGTTCATCGACCGCCACGCGAACTAGAATCTGCTCTTCCCCCATGATGCGGGCCGCCTCATCCGTCAATTCAAGCCCATGGCGAAGCATCTCCTGAATGCGCGGCAGCAGAGAATCTCCGGCCGGTGTCAGCTTCGGATATTTTCCCGATCGGTCGAACAACTCGACGCCAAGATCCGTCTCAAGATTCGCTATGGTCGTGCTCACCCGGCTTTGGGCATTCCCAAGCCTCCGGGCCGCCTCTGAAAACGACCCGGCCTCAACAACAGCAATAAAAACTTCCAAGTGTTCCAAAGAAAATCGCATACGGCTCCAATCCATCTGATTTAAAGATGGGTTCCAACTTTATCAAACAGCAAAGAAGATTAAAAGAGTGCCTTCGGTACATCCAAAAAACGAATCAACTACAACAAATCGGAGGAAATACTCTTGGAAACAACCATGCGAACCACAAAAGACCGGATACGACACACACTGCTTTTCGAGCTATTCATACTCACGATGCTCGTCCCTGGCCTTTCGTGGCTGCTGAACAAACCCATGCATACGATGGGCGGTCTAAGTCTGTGCATGGGACTCCTCGCCATGTCCATAAACTACGTTTACAATTATGCATTCGACCATGCTCTCAAATGCCTCGGAAAGCCGGTTTACGAACGGAGCGCGGCCTTGCGGGGACTTCATGCCGTGCTCTTCGAAGTCATCCTCTTCGCAATATCCGCCCCTGCCATAATGTATGTCCTCGACTACACATTCATGCAGGCCCTGCTTCTGGACATCGGTTTCTTAATTGCAGTCCCGATCTATGCGTTCTTTTTCAACATCATTTATGATCGAATTTTCCCCATACCCGCGCCCTCTGCAGAGACCGTTACAAGCTAAAAACGAATCGATAAAACGACAAAAAAAAGAGCGTCCGGAGTACTCCGAACGCTCTTTTTTGTTCCGATAAAATACGGCTAATCCATCAATCCGACCTTACTGAGGAAGTCTCGCAGACGGGGATGCTTCGGATTGGCGAAGAATTCCTCCGGCTCGTTTTCCTCCTGAATGACACCTTCGTCAATAAAGATCACTCGATCGGCAACGGCCTTGGCAAAGCCCATTTCGTGCGTCACGACGACCATGGTCATACCCTCGAGGGCAAGTTGCTTCATGACTTCCAGCACCTCTCCGACAAGCTCGGGATCAAGAGCCGATGTCGGTTCGTCAAAGAGCATGGCCTTGGGCTGAAGGCACAGGGAGCGGGCAATGGCGACACGCTGTTTCTGTCCGCCGGAAAGCTGCTCCGGATAATTGCCTGCCTTGTCGGCCAAGCCCACTTTTTCAAGCAGGCGCATGCCCATTTCGTTGGCCTCGGAGCGCGATACACCACGTACCAGCACGGCCCCCATGGTCACATTGTCCAGCACGGTCTTGTGCGGGAAAAGATTGAACTGCTGAAAGACCATGCCCGCCTCGGTGCGGACAAGGTTGATATCCGTCTTTGGGTTCATGATGTCCATGCCGTCCACGATAATCGTGCCGGCTGTCGGCTCTTCCAGCTTGTTGATGCAGCGCAGCACAGTGGACTTTCCTGAACCGGACGGACCGATGATAACGACCACTTCGCCCTTTTTCACATGCAGGTCCACGCCCTTGATAACCTTGAGACTGCCGAAACTTTTATGCAAATTCTGAATTTTAATCATGACGGCCTCCTAGCGGGTTCCCTTAATATGCAGATGCTTTTCGAGCTTACGCAAAGCCCAGGCGATGGACATGGTCATGCAGAGGTAGATACATGCGACTGCCAGATATACCTCGAAAGCACGGAAGTTCACTGCCACGAACTCCTGACCGGTACGAAGCAATTCCCCGACACCAATGACCATAAGCAGGGAAGTATCCTTGAGACTGATAATAAACTGATTGCCGAGTGGCGGTATCATCCGCCGAAATGCCTGCGGCCAGATGACATGGCGCATGGTCTGCATGTGGGTCAGACCAATGGATCGTCCTCCCTCCATCTGCCCTTTGTTGATCGACTGCACGGCACCACGAACGATCTCGGCAATATATGCACCGGAGTTAACGGCAATGATGATCACACCGGCGAGCAGCGGGGGGATACGTATACCAAGGGCCATCGGTATACCGAAATATAGAAACATGGCTTGAACGAGCATAGGGGTGCCGCGAATCGCTTCCACGTACCCGCTGGCGATCTTTCGACAGACCACATTGCGCGACAGCTTCATCAGTCCGGCAACGGCCCCGATAACAAACCCGAGGAGCAATCCCCCGACGGTCAGTTCTATGGTCAGCCCCACACCGCGCATGAGAACCGGAAATGATTCAAGAAAAACTTCTGTACTGAATTGAAAAGCCATGGCCTCTGCTCCCTTCCCGAACATCACCAATGAGATGCACAAGCGAAAAAAATGCGAATATATCGAAAATGAGGGGGCGGCAAAGCCGCCCCCTCACAGTGTAATCAATTGAATCAGGACTTACTTGGGTTCTGTCTGGAACCACTTGACGTACAGGTCGCGGTAGGTACCGTTTTCGCGCAGCGTCTTGAGAGCTGCATCAACCTTGGCCTTGAGTGCGCTCCCCTTGGGGAAGGCGATGCCGTAGGACTGACCTTTGTACAAGGGACCGACGACCTTGACGAGACCCTTTCCGGCCTTGTTCATGAAATCGGCGATAACCGGAGAGTCGAAAACAACAGCGTCGCAACCCTTGGCAACGAGTTCCATGAACATGGCATCGTTGTTCGGGAAAAGCTTCACGTCAGCAGCATTGGCTTCTGCCTTGACGAAATCCTCAGAGGTGGTGCCGAGCTTGGTAGCAACGACTTTGCCCTTCAGGTCTTCGACGCCGTTCACGTCAGCATTGTCGGTACGCACGAGGATGAGCAGACCGGCGTTGTAGTAACCATCGGAGAAATCCACGACTTCCTGGCGCTCAGGCTTGATGGTCATGCCAGCGATGCCGACGTCGACCTGGCTGGACTGGAGACCGGGGATGATGCCATTGAAATCCATGGGCTGGAGATCGTATTCCACGCCGATTTCCTTGGCAATGGCTGCCCAAAGCTCGACATCGAAACCGGTGTGGTTTCCGGTAGCGGGATCCTTGAATTCAAACGGGGGGAAATTGGTATCAGTAGCAACGGTCAGTTTCTCAGCCTTGGGAGCTTCTTCAGCTTTCTGGGCTTCAGGAGCTTTTTCCTCGCTGGCACAGGCGGTCAGCAGCATAGTCAAAGCCAGCAGTGCAAACAAAATCTTTTTCATCTTTCCTCCAGATTTTCTAAACGAGATTCCTTGCGCTCTCCCCTCACACGGTGGAAGCGGCTTGGATTTGGGTCATTATAAGGATTTTCATCCTATACAACGACCCGTTATTATCGCTCAAAAACCACTTTTTTTCAAGTCAAGGAGCCCTTAAATTTCGCAGAAGAATCGCCAAAACAATCTTTTTCGCGTCCATAATTCAAAAAAAACAAATGGAAAACGTCAGGAATTCAGCTCAACTTTTTTTTGAAAACGACCAAAAACCGACTCAAACAAACACGACATCGTCCGCTTGAACAGTATCGCCAAGCACCTGAGCTATTTCAACGGCAACATCTGCACCTGTTCCATCCGAGTCATAGAACAGCACACCTCCGTCAAAAACAAAACAGGCATCGCTGACATCAACATCCGTAACCGAGTTGAAAAAATGATCTGAAGTCAGGGTTCCCGCACCGGATTGACCGAATTCACCGAAAACAAAGTTGAAACAGTCATCAACATGGCTGAAGTCGGCAACGATATCCTTTCCTTCCGCCGAAGACTTGTACATGAAGATATCATTTCCGATGCCGCCAGTCAGCTTGTCTGATCCGGAACCACCCCCAAGCGTATCGTTGCCCCCCAGTCCGAAAAGGACGTCGTTGCCACGCCAGCCGAAAAGCGCATTATCGACACTGTTGCCGAGAATCGTATCATTTCCGTCACCGGTCTGGGCATTTTCAATGGTCGTCCCGGCGTCAATGGTCAATGTCACTCCATCGACGGTACTCGTTCCGCCCGGTGCGAGATCAATGGAACTGTCCGAAGTCACAGCCGCAGCGTTCAGCGTGTCGGTTCCAGACGCATCTGCCAACACCTTTCTCCCGGCATCACTGGCGGCATTGTCGGAAAACTCGTCTGTATACACATAAAGATCATCATGGGTGACGGCATCCCCGTACAAATTCAAGGTCCACGAATTAAACGTGCCGGTCTCGCCCGTCGTGGTATCCTTGACAGTCAACGTCCAATCACCCTGTCCTGACTCGCCAAAGGGCGCAACAGTCTTGAATGTCCAGACATCGCTGTCGCCAAAGGTATGAGTCGCAGCGGCTTTCACCTGATCTGCGGTAACGTCGAGGCCGCTATTACGGAAATTTTGTGCCAAGCCCTCAAATGTCGGATGATAAAACAACACGCTGGCAGTTCCCCCCGGCGAATACAGAACTATCTCCAGATGCTCTAAATTCGAATGGGAAACATCCACCGCCACACAGGCCTGTTGGACTTCAATATCCGTCCCGACCGAGATAACGGAACTCGCAAGCGCCCCGGTATTATCGGGAATAGCCGAATTGACGGTGGCGGAAACCGTCTGTGTCACCTGATTGGCATAGGTGTGGGCACCTTGATCCCAGGACTCGGCCAACCGGACAGCCGCCCGGGCATCCACCAGTCCGAACCCGTAATCATGATTGAAATGCATCCCGCCACCATTCCAATTCGTCGCCGTGTTGGTCTGCCAATCCCACGGCACCGACGAAGAGGACGTCATGCCCGACGTCTTGACGGCTGTTGAGGCAAGAATATCCATCACATCCCGGTAGCCAAGCGATTTGTTGGCCTCCAGCATCAATGCAACCACGCCGCTGACCAAGGGAGATGAGTACGATGTCCCGCTACCAGTATAGTAACTCGCAGAGCCATCGTCCCCATTAGGTGCGACCCTGTCGGTCGTAATGACATCCTCCCCCGGAGCGGTTGCCAGAAGGTTCGGTCCGGCACAGCTGAACTCCGCCACCTGCCCGCTACTCGACACCGCCCCGATGGCAATCGTATAAGGAGAATCATTGGTATCGTAATATGTGGACATGATGTCCAGCCCGCGCTCGTTGGAACCGGCGACAATCGAAACGGTCCCAAGCCCGCCGCGCCCGGAAACAGCCAGCGTTTCAAACCCGGTCAGAGAATTCGAGCTGCCGTCAAAAGGACTGAAAGTCCAGCTGTTCTGGGAAATATCAAAGCTCGTCTGCCGAGCAAGGACATCACCGACCTGAGCGTCGCTGTCACCGACAAAACTTGCTATCTTCGCGTCATAGGCGATGCCCTGAATGCCGATACCATTTTTGGCGGCCGCGACAAATCCTGCAACCTGTGTTCCATGGTTCGCCCCGTCTTCCGGAGCACCGTCATTGATCCCCTTTACCGAATTATACCCCTGCCCGAGAAGATAATTGGCAGACAGATCGGGATGCGTATATTCGACGCCATTGTCGCATATTCCGACCTTGATTCCCTTTCCGGTATAATCATCCCACACATTGACCACATTGAGATCAACACCGCCGGACGTGTTCTGGATGTACCACTGCTGGGAAAACAACGGATCATTGGAAGAAGTGGCTGCCGTTTGAGGAGAAGCATTATCATAATAATCATCGTCACCGAAATTCCCAACAGGAAAATCGGACAAAGTCAAAAAGGTCAAAGGCTCTGGATGCTGTACTGCCATTCCATCCATACGCGGTTCGTCAACCTGCCCGAACACAGTCCCTTTATGACGAACATGACTTCCGCCTGAATCCGCCCGGTTCCCGCCGAAAAGGGACTCTCCCGGCGCTTCATCGGCAAATCCCATCAGGTCATCAAGTTCGGCAAACGCCTGCTCGGCATACTCCTCCCATACAGAATAACTGCCCGGTGCTTCAAAAACACCGCCGTCAGGATCAAGTACAGACCCTATTCCGCCTCCGAATAAAGGCTCAGGGAAAGATGCCTCACCGGGCTGATGCACTGTTTCCGGTTCGCCACCCGCCGAAAAACCGAAAACCTGTTCCTGATTCAAGGCATCAGGTTCCCGCGCATCCCCCTCATCAGCAGAAAACAATCGTGAACTCTCAGCATTCATTCGAATCAGCCTATGGTCGATACTATTCTTAATATTATTTCAGATTACCACAAGTTGGCATCTTATTAACACACACGCACAATAAAGAGAATCTTCCACTTCCTCAAATCATAGGCAAAACAAAACCCCGGGGAACGATTCGCTCCCCGGGGTCATGTTTCACTCAATGACAAAAACTAGTCGTCAAGCTGGATGTCCTTGCCTTCAAGGACGCGATTCATGTTTCGCACGGCACACATCTTACCGCACATGGAACAGGAATCATGGTGTTCCGGCTCGGAAGACTTACGGAATGCGCGGGGACGCTCCTGATCCATGGCCAGATTGAACATGCCCTCCCAGTCCAGAGCGGCACGAGCCGTGCTCATTTCATCATCCCAATCCCGTGCGCCGGGATGCTTCTTGGCAATATCCGCGGCATGAGCAGCGATACGAGTGGCGATGATGCCTTCCTTCATGTCCTCAAGGGTGGGCAGGCGCAGATGTTCCGCCGGAGTGACATAGCACAGGAAGTCCGCACCGGACATACCCGCGATGGCCCCGCCGATAGCGGCAGTGATGTGGTCGTAACCGGGAGCGACATCGGTCACCAGAGGACCGAGCACGTAAAACGGTGCGCCGTGGCAGAGACGTTTCTCCATCATCATGTTTCCAGCGATCTCATCCATGGCCATATGGCCGGGACCTTCGATCATCACCTGAACGTTACGCTCCCAGGCACGCTTGGTCAGTTCACCCAGCGTGATGAGTTCCTCGACCTGACAGGCGTCAGTCGCGTCATGCAGACAACCGGGGCGGCAGCCGTCGCCGAGGCTCAGGGTCACGTCATACTTCTCGCAGATGTCCAGCAAACGGTCATAGTGCTCGTAGAACGGATTCTCCGCGTTATTGATCTCCATCCATGTGAACAGCAGGGAGCCGCCGCGGGAAACGATATTGGTCAGACGGCCACCGGCCTTCACTTTTTCGGCCGTGTGCTTGTTCAGGCCGCAGTGAATAGTCAGGAAGTCAACGCCGTCCTCGACATGCTTCTGCACCACGTCAAAAAACTCGTCCACGGTGATGTCCTGAAGGTTCTTGTCGTAAAAACCAACGGCGTCATAAATGGGGACAGTGCCGATCATGGCCGGAGACATCTCAACGAGACGCTGGCGGAATTCCTGGGTCTTGCCATAGCAGCTCAGGTCCATGATCGCCTCAGCCTTCATGTCCAGCGCGGCCTGTACCTTTTCAAGCTCCGGTTCAACGTCACTGCAATCCTTGGAAATACCGAGGTTGACGTTCACCTTGATCCGCATGCCTTCGCCAACGCCCTCAGCATCGAGATTCTTGTGATTCTTGTTGGCGGGAATAATGACCGTTCCCTTTGCCATGCGCTCCATCAGGTCCTCAATACGCATGTTCTCTTTGCGGGCCACGGTTTCCATCTGGGGGGTGACGATACCCTTGCGGGCAGCGTCCATCTGAGTGGTATACTCCATGATTCTATTTCTCCTTGGCACCCTGCATGACAGCACGCAGTTCGCCTATTTTTTTTCCGATGTCTTCTGCTTCAACAATCTCGGTAACCAGCGCCACACACTTGGCACCACGCTGAACCACCTCGGCCACATTGTGTTTCTTGATGCCGCCGATTGCGACGAACGGGATATCCACGTTCCCGACGACATAATCCAAATATTCAAAACCGACGGGATCGACCACGTCGTCCTTGGTAAACGTCCTGAAAATCGGTCCGACACCGATGTAATCCGCTCCCCGCTTCACCGCGTCATGCGCCTCTTCCGGAGCATGGGTCGACAAACCGATAGCCATGTTCTTGCCGACCAGTCGCCGTACGGCCTCCACCGGCAGGTCTTCCTGTCCGATATGCACACCGTCCGCGC from uncultured Pseudodesulfovibrio sp. includes the following:
- a CDS encoding AAA family ATPase, which codes for MKIAIAGKGGVGKTSTSAWLADYLARQGKKVFLVDADTALSLGQASGLTKDALPIPLIQRQDLVKERIGSGFLNLNPDVEDLPEALGVDLEIDGPIEKEGGFKRLLVMGSVAQAGGGCACAANSLLKALLAHLVLERDEWVIVDLEAGVEHLGRGVVSSVDGLLVVSEPSRRGLETAADIARLASDLGLTKQALVLNRFNGNGTSIDIPHLPPIAGSMPVLDSLVERQLESTSVMGLEEQEKLDRLCSEILEKLAA
- a CDS encoding sulfite exporter TauE/SafE family protein; this translates as MDVYVLSALAFGLSFVFALGGVGSAIVLVPVMHWFGVPFNEAKPTGLFVNTVSLLGSSLSNIRQGKLDFTLGLPIILGSVLFAPLGAYASTFIPEKVVLGLFVCFLLFSSNMMLFFKGGKYKDQFRNDRPVVQLGGIGAIAGFISGLLGVGGGGFIAPAMMLLGFNPKKIAAVTAFVVPFSSLTGFVAYWSMGHFNPAVALPVGLAASAGGYLGAYVMQSRLSPATVKRLLAVCILGLGVRMLFKLI
- a CDS encoding class I SAM-dependent methyltransferase, whose amino-acid sequence is MKARNHDINSAENDEMRHGPTSYVEQNSGFVFDKIGLLPGHAFLDLGCGRGDYSLHASEIVGDDGVVLAVDKYDYITDDLAKWLKIHGVGNVRTMAADMTERLDVGEVAFDSCMAATALYLLDLEKYGVHVFKKVRRLLKPGGVFAVIEFSMKDISYGPPLKARVAPEEFEALALEVGFAESELHYLGNQYLMLFRAPVA
- a CDS encoding MGMT family protein; translation: MEKQPFTLKVIEVVRAIPEGRVATYGGVARLAGSARAARQVVRVLHTCSRREGLPWQRVVNREGRISLKPGYGYEEQKELLVGEGVEFDLSDRIDFDRFLWNPGEFFEKNDDGFCGDSTK
- a CDS encoding TetR/AcrR family transcriptional regulator — translated: MEKPTRQRKSKTDLLKRGLEILAGQGVEGVTIDALCTGLGVTKGSFYHHFKSRDQFHASLLEFWMEEHTERKKALADEEGTPEQRYVRIVEYATTLPHELEKNIRAWAMRNTLAADYLAKVDGSRIAYLEWLLKDILQDETQARPMATIVLSTMIGSRLLSPPILGDARRELLGQLHTLMGIQLPSATNSQKGAEQ
- a CDS encoding pyridoxamine 5'-phosphate oxidase family protein; its protein translation is MKYWKEALDLIHRVPSLSIGTTDKDGSPRVTPIGSLFLTEEGKGFYFEKLPQGLRENLDRDGRFFILAVRGGMLFWIKSLFAGKFSVFPALTMTGKAGPRRQCTPEERKYFESRFGKFKGTKGYDILWKDMQMVRELNFDKIEPSNLSSMTSGLMK
- a CDS encoding LysR family transcriptional regulator; its protein translation is MDWSRMRFSLEHLEVFIAVVEAGSFSEAARRLGNAQSRVSTTIANLETDLGVELFDRSGKYPKLTPAGDSLLPRIQEMLRHGLELTDEAARIMGEEQILVRVAVDELLPPMVMAEVLEGFAAKYPAMEVDIFWGAMGDVAGLVAAGRVDVGVEMPCNSEPPAGCAWQVLAQTDFCGVAAPGHPLARLESITRNDVWRHRQILAVSREGNRLPQEFRLGERIWQCEDSRLIREIIRKGLAWGACARYQVAGDLKRGTMVELPMSLGECGFTNTFFFVWQKEKVLSEAEAWIMEKVSEILKNLCAAK
- a CDS encoding PACE efflux transporter, translated to MRTTKDRIRHTLLFELFILTMLVPGLSWLLNKPMHTMGGLSLCMGLLAMSINYVYNYAFDHALKCLGKPVYERSAALRGLHAVLFEVILFAISAPAIMYVLDYTFMQALLLDIGFLIAVPIYAFFFNIIYDRIFPIPAPSAETVTS